One window from the genome of Spirosoma rhododendri encodes:
- a CDS encoding DegT/DnrJ/EryC1/StrS family aminotransferase: MIPFLDLERVNTPHLPRIQAAVSRVTASGWYVLGPEVQAFEAAFAQLVGTRHCVGVANGLDALTLVLMAWDFPSGSEVIVPANTYIASILSVSQAGLIPVLVEPDPRTMLLDPLRIEAAITPRTKAILPVHLYGRCCEMDAIRLIATNHNLRILEDAAQAHGAQYGTRRAGQLGDAAGWSFYPSKNLGALGDAGAITTDDDALADRLRALRNYGSTQRYVNTYVGRNSRLDEMQAAVLLEKLPFLESENDYRRAIARQYLTQIKHPDVLLPPADQIGQDAWHLFVIRHPRRDDLRNWLDQHGIGTDMHYPVPPHQQQAYSELNALSFPVSEQIHREVLSLPLNPAVTIAEADLICQVINAFM, translated from the coding sequence ATGATTCCGTTTCTTGATCTGGAGCGGGTAAACACGCCACACCTGCCGCGTATACAGGCAGCGGTTAGCCGGGTTACCGCATCGGGCTGGTACGTGCTGGGGCCGGAGGTTCAGGCGTTTGAAGCAGCCTTCGCGCAGTTGGTTGGTACGCGGCATTGTGTTGGGGTCGCCAATGGCCTCGATGCGCTGACACTGGTGCTGATGGCCTGGGATTTTCCGTCCGGCAGCGAAGTCATCGTACCCGCCAACACGTATATCGCGTCGATATTGAGCGTCAGTCAGGCCGGGCTTATTCCGGTGCTGGTCGAGCCGGATCCGCGCACAATGCTGCTCGACCCGCTGCGTATCGAAGCAGCCATCACCCCCCGTACGAAAGCCATTTTGCCAGTACACCTGTATGGGCGTTGCTGCGAGATGGACGCTATTCGGCTGATTGCTACCAACCATAACCTGCGGATTCTGGAAGATGCCGCGCAGGCGCACGGCGCGCAATACGGCACCCGGCGGGCCGGGCAACTGGGCGATGCCGCTGGCTGGAGTTTTTATCCCAGCAAAAACCTGGGGGCGCTGGGGGATGCGGGCGCGATTACCACCGACGACGATGCCCTGGCCGACCGGTTGCGGGCGCTTCGCAACTACGGATCGACGCAGCGGTATGTCAATACGTATGTCGGGCGTAACAGTCGGCTCGATGAGATGCAGGCAGCCGTGCTGCTGGAAAAATTACCGTTTCTCGAATCCGAAAACGATTACCGCCGAGCCATTGCCCGGCAGTACCTCACCCAGATCAAACACCCCGACGTGCTGCTGCCCCCGGCCGATCAGATCGGGCAGGACGCGTGGCATTTGTTTGTCATTCGGCACCCCCGTCGCGACGACCTGCGTAACTGGCTGGATCAGCACGGTATCGGAACCGACATGCATTACCCCGTACCCCCGCATCAGCAGCAAGCCTACAGCGAATTAAATGCGCTATCGTTTCCGGTGTCCGAGCAGATCCACCGGGAGGTGCTTAGTTTGCCATTGAACCCGGCGGTGACAATAGCCGAGGCTGACTTAATCTGTCAGGTGATTAACGCTTTTATGTGA
- a CDS encoding sugar 3,4-ketoisomerase produces MAKLYQLKTYSSESGHLTVFDNILFGGIKRVFYIYGAGAQPRAGHRHVQSVNALICLNGSCRVYNHDGTQETTYQLTDPQQCLVLEPEDWHIMDEFTNDAVLLVVSNHPYDPDDYIYEPYPGSRRLVESDLKTTK; encoded by the coding sequence ATGGCGAAACTCTACCAGTTAAAAACGTACTCGTCGGAATCCGGTCATCTGACCGTTTTCGACAACATACTATTCGGTGGGATTAAACGCGTCTTTTACATCTACGGCGCCGGAGCCCAGCCGCGCGCCGGACACCGGCACGTACAGTCGGTGAATGCGCTGATCTGTCTGAACGGTAGCTGTCGTGTGTACAATCACGACGGGACGCAGGAAACGACGTACCAGCTCACCGATCCCCAGCAGTGTCTGGTGCTGGAGCCCGAAGACTGGCACATTATGGACGAGTTTACCAACGATGCGGTATTGTTGGTTGTGTCGAACCACCCTTACGATCCCGACGATTACATCTACGAACCGTATCCCGGTAGCCGTCGACTGGTCGAATCTGACCTGAAAACTACCAAATGA
- a CDS encoding DUF1684 domain-containing protein, whose product MTTRTILLIVLGLGIIALLYVTLVDGQSGIDTPIDPVRYKQELMDERAKKDQNFRTGSDSPITNKAQFSGLTYFAPDPAYRVTARLEPFADKTQKLVVRMSDGSEEVYEKFAHAVFQLQGETSRLLIVKADGEYTVLFQDATSGKETYGGGRYLELDSKQMSDTQVVLDFNAAYNPYCAYNPGYACPLPPPKTNYR is encoded by the coding sequence ATGACGACCCGAACCATCCTGCTGATCGTTCTTGGCCTGGGAATTATCGCCCTGCTTTATGTTACACTCGTTGATGGACAGTCGGGGATCGACACCCCGATCGATCCGGTCCGCTACAAGCAGGAACTGATGGACGAACGAGCGAAGAAAGATCAGAACTTCCGCACCGGTTCTGATTCACCCATTACCAATAAAGCTCAATTTTCGGGCCTAACTTATTTCGCCCCCGATCCGGCTTACCGCGTTACAGCCCGGCTCGAACCGTTTGCCGACAAAACCCAGAAACTGGTTGTTCGCATGAGCGACGGCAGCGAGGAAGTGTACGAGAAATTTGCCCACGCTGTTTTTCAGTTACAGGGCGAAACGAGTCGTCTGCTGATTGTAAAAGCCGATGGTGAGTACACGGTTCTGTTCCAGGATGCTACGTCCGGGAAAGAAACCTACGGGGGCGGGCGCTACCTCGAACTCGACTCGAAACAGATGAGCGACACGCAGGTTGTTCTCGATTTCAACGCAGCTTATAATCCGTATTGCGCCTACAATCCGGGCTATGCCTGCCCGCTTCCCCCGCCGAAAACAAACTATCGGTAG
- a CDS encoding alpha/beta hydrolase, with protein sequence MNRFVYLISTFSLFMLAACQPGDVKPDPVLIHQSLVTTYTNKVLHSLESPNDSLVYTPGSFSLSIQRLTYQTTLEDGTPITASGIVYLPVSSGGAQLFPILGYQHPTAFSNAEVPSGYDYTQPDFSYPLYFATHGYIVACPDYVGYGDASSVAHPYENRASLAHATADMLRATNEWLQQQATPSWNGQVFLAGFSEGGYATLSAQQLIEQQYADQLPLTGTSCGSGPYAMASFFDYITHQTTSSPGVVNYLYVWQTVVYNKLYNGSKPLSYYFKSPYAEQLAVSLDNARSFTVSFDKICTDQFRADVRNPASTFGKALLDNDLTSRAVRSRTYLIHGDQDEVIPYFISQQTCSLMQQQGASQISLVTLKNQKHVPSEVLFMRRSLELFEALKK encoded by the coding sequence ATGAATCGTTTCGTTTACCTGATTAGTACGTTCTCTTTGTTTATGCTGGCCGCCTGTCAGCCGGGCGACGTTAAACCTGACCCCGTCCTGATTCATCAATCACTCGTTACGACCTACACCAACAAGGTGCTGCACTCGCTCGAGTCGCCCAATGATTCGCTCGTATATACCCCCGGTTCGTTCAGCCTGAGTATCCAGCGACTGACGTACCAAACAACGCTGGAAGATGGTACGCCCATTACGGCGTCGGGGATTGTGTATCTGCCGGTATCATCGGGTGGTGCCCAGCTATTTCCGATACTGGGTTACCAACATCCGACGGCCTTTTCAAACGCGGAGGTGCCATCGGGTTACGATTATACACAGCCTGACTTTTCATATCCGCTCTACTTCGCTACCCACGGCTACATCGTGGCCTGCCCCGATTATGTGGGTTATGGCGATGCCAGTAGTGTTGCACACCCGTACGAAAACCGGGCGTCGCTCGCCCATGCTACCGCCGATATGCTGCGCGCCACCAACGAATGGCTTCAGCAACAGGCTACTCCCAGCTGGAACGGGCAGGTATTTTTGGCGGGTTTTTCGGAGGGGGGCTACGCAACGCTGTCGGCGCAACAGCTTATCGAGCAGCAGTACGCCGACCAACTGCCGCTGACCGGTACCAGCTGCGGATCGGGGCCGTATGCTATGGCGTCTTTTTTCGACTACATCACCCACCAGACAACCAGCAGTCCCGGCGTGGTCAACTACCTGTATGTCTGGCAAACGGTGGTTTATAACAAGCTGTACAACGGCAGCAAGCCGCTTAGCTACTACTTCAAATCGCCTTATGCCGAGCAGCTTGCCGTTTCGCTCGATAACGCCCGGTCATTTACCGTCAGCTTCGACAAGATTTGCACCGATCAGTTCCGCGCCGATGTGCGTAATCCGGCCTCCACGTTTGGAAAAGCGTTACTCGACAATGACCTGACCAGCCGGGCTGTCCGCAGTCGCACGTATCTGATTCATGGTGATCAGGATGAAGTGATACCGTACTTTATCTCGCAGCAAACCTGCTCACTCATGCAGCAGCAGGGGGCCAGCCAGATCAGTCTGGTAACGCTGAAGAATCAGAAGCACGTGCCGTCTGAAGTGCTGTTTATGCGTCGGTCGCTGGAATTATTCGAGGCATTGAAGAAGTGA
- a CDS encoding YciI family protein, which translates to MQYVVYAYDHTDADALARRMAARAAHFDYIRKFNALGKFVIGGALLDSTGRMVGSMLVLNLDSEAELNTYLAGDPYVVQRVWDKIDTRPFMQANL; encoded by the coding sequence ATGCAGTACGTTGTTTACGCCTACGACCATACCGACGCCGACGCATTGGCGCGACGGATGGCGGCCCGGGCGGCCCATTTCGATTACATCAGGAAGTTTAACGCACTGGGTAAGTTTGTAATTGGGGGGGCGCTCCTCGACTCGACGGGTCGTATGGTCGGGTCGATGCTGGTACTGAATCTCGATTCGGAAGCGGAGCTAAACACGTACCTGGCCGGCGACCCATACGTTGTGCAGCGGGTCTGGGACAAAATCGATACCCGCCCGTTCATGCAGGCAAATTTGTAA
- a CDS encoding alpha/beta fold hydrolase — MNRLLCSLLPLLPFAVCAQPQPARQRPTLTVESIMQDPKLSVGTSPSNPFWSDDSRTIYFSWNPDRAKNDSLYKVTLTNGKTLTPSKPQKVSPAERRALRIDQSPIYNRARTQRVYESQGDLFWVDTKTGRVRQLTNTVDSETDPRFSGDEKRVTFRRSGSNLFSIDLTTGELAQLTDFRPGAKKSDSKPNDEEKFLKAEQLRLSSVVTERKERKDEAERLSKLDRPKRPKEIYLDDKQLVGQQISPDGLFVTYRSVKSASGAKTAQVPNYVTESGFTEDIPARTKVGAPQSTQEFFVYDVQKDTVRTISVKSLPGITNRPAYLAEATTGKAKADTSKKMRAVTFSNVVWSEDGKVAVVVVRSGDNKDRWITRLDPATLTMTVLDRQHDDAWIGGPGIGGSFSPGSMGFLADNHTLWFQSEADGYSHLYTVDALAPGTKKQLTSGKFEVQQAQLSADKQSFFLQTNEVHPGEQHWYKMAATGGTRTRLTTLPGANDLTISPDERYAVIRNSSATQPWELYLSPLVTAAKTTAAPARLTESQTDVFKSYAWREPTYVTIPARDNQPIYARLYKPAQPTGKAVVFVHGAGYLQNAHKWWSQYFREYMFHNLLVDKGYTVLDIDYRGSAGYGRDWRTGIYRHMGGKDLTDHVDAVQWLAKTQGVDAGKVGVYGGSYGGFITLMAMFTTPDVFKAGAALRPVTDWAAYNHPYTANILNEPQNDSLAYRRSSPINFAEGLKGNLLICHGMVDVNVHFQDAVRLSQRLIELKKENWELAPYPVEDHGFIEPTSWMDEYKRILKLFEERL; from the coding sequence ATGAATCGACTGCTTTGCAGCTTATTACCGCTGCTTCCTTTCGCCGTTTGTGCCCAGCCACAGCCCGCGCGTCAACGCCCTACCCTGACTGTTGAGTCGATTATGCAGGACCCCAAACTCAGCGTTGGCACCTCGCCTTCCAACCCGTTCTGGTCCGACGATTCGCGCACAATTTATTTTAGCTGGAATCCCGACCGGGCCAAAAACGATTCGCTGTATAAGGTTACGCTGACGAACGGCAAAACGCTGACGCCGTCGAAACCGCAGAAGGTTAGTCCCGCCGAACGACGTGCGCTGCGTATCGATCAAAGCCCGATCTATAACCGTGCCCGCACGCAGCGCGTCTACGAATCGCAGGGCGATCTGTTCTGGGTCGACACAAAGACCGGGCGGGTGCGTCAACTGACCAATACCGTCGATTCCGAAACCGACCCCCGCTTCAGTGGCGATGAAAAGCGGGTTACGTTCCGGCGCAGCGGGTCCAATCTGTTCAGTATTGACCTGACCACCGGCGAATTGGCGCAGCTAACCGACTTCCGGCCCGGTGCGAAAAAGAGTGATTCGAAGCCAAACGACGAAGAGAAATTTCTGAAAGCCGAGCAGTTACGATTGTCGTCCGTCGTGACGGAGCGAAAAGAACGCAAAGACGAAGCGGAGCGGCTGAGCAAACTCGACCGCCCCAAACGGCCAAAGGAAATTTACCTGGACGATAAGCAACTGGTGGGTCAACAGATAAGTCCCGACGGTCTGTTTGTAACGTACCGGTCCGTAAAGAGCGCGTCGGGGGCCAAAACGGCTCAGGTGCCCAACTACGTCACAGAGTCGGGCTTCACCGAAGATATTCCGGCCCGCACCAAAGTCGGAGCCCCCCAGTCGACGCAGGAGTTTTTCGTGTACGACGTGCAGAAAGACACCGTTCGGACGATTAGCGTAAAATCGCTGCCCGGCATTACCAACCGACCTGCTTATCTGGCCGAAGCAACGACGGGCAAAGCCAAAGCTGATACGTCGAAGAAAATGCGGGCCGTCACGTTCAGCAACGTCGTCTGGTCGGAAGATGGCAAAGTAGCCGTGGTTGTTGTCCGGTCGGGCGATAACAAAGATCGCTGGATCACCCGACTCGACCCCGCTACGCTGACAATGACCGTACTGGACCGGCAGCACGACGACGCGTGGATTGGCGGGCCGGGCATCGGCGGGTCGTTTTCGCCGGGTAGTATGGGCTTTCTGGCCGACAACCACACGCTCTGGTTTCAGTCGGAAGCCGATGGCTATTCGCACCTGTACACAGTCGACGCGCTGGCCCCAGGCACGAAAAAGCAATTGACATCAGGGAAATTCGAGGTGCAGCAGGCTCAGTTGTCGGCTGATAAGCAATCGTTTTTCCTGCAAACCAATGAGGTCCACCCCGGCGAACAGCACTGGTACAAAATGGCCGCAACAGGTGGTACGCGCACCCGCCTGACCACCCTGCCGGGGGCTAACGACCTGACCATTTCGCCCGACGAACGGTACGCTGTAATTCGGAATTCGTCGGCCACGCAACCGTGGGAACTGTACCTGAGTCCGCTGGTCACAGCCGCGAAAACCACCGCTGCCCCCGCTCGGCTGACGGAGTCACAAACCGACGTGTTCAAAAGCTACGCCTGGCGTGAACCGACGTACGTAACCATTCCGGCCCGCGACAACCAGCCGATCTACGCCCGGCTCTACAAGCCTGCTCAGCCGACTGGCAAGGCGGTCGTATTCGTCCATGGCGCGGGGTATCTGCAAAACGCGCACAAGTGGTGGAGTCAGTATTTCCGCGAATACATGTTCCATAATCTGCTGGTCGACAAGGGGTATACCGTGCTCGACATCGACTACCGGGGCAGCGCGGGCTACGGCCGCGACTGGCGGACGGGTATCTACCGGCACATGGGCGGCAAAGACCTAACCGACCACGTCGATGCGGTACAATGGCTGGCTAAAACGCAGGGGGTCGATGCAGGTAAAGTGGGGGTCTACGGCGGGTCGTACGGTGGCTTCATCACGCTGATGGCAATGTTCACCACGCCCGATGTGTTCAAAGCGGGGGCTGCCCTTCGCCCCGTTACCGACTGGGCGGCTTATAACCACCCCTACACGGCCAATATCCTGAACGAACCGCAGAACGATTCGCTGGCCTATCGCCGGTCGTCGCCGATCAATTTTGCGGAAGGGTTAAAAGGCAACCTGCTCATCTGCCACGGGATGGTCGACGTCAACGTTCATTTTCAGGATGCCGTCCGGCTGTCGCAGCGGTTAATCGAACTGAAAAAAGAGAATTGGGAACTAGCCCCCTACCCCGTCGAAGATCACGGCTTCATAGAGCCTACGAGCTGGATGGATGAATACAAGCGCATCCTGAAGCTGTTCGAGGAGCGGCTGTAA